ATCGTCCCAGACGTTATTTATTGGCATACCTTGCCGTTCGTCCAGATATCTCCGCGCTTGTATTCTGCCATCTTTTTTCTTTGGGAATTCAAGCAATCCATCTGCGTCCATTTGCTTCATTTTTTCAAGTGATACCGCCCACCCGTTGGGGTGTGGTTTGTGTCCTTTGTAGTCGTAGGTCAAGTTCGGTCTTGGATGCGGACTCCTCATATCGGACAAGCGATAAATGCGCCCTGCGGCATCGACGTGACGATACTTCGATTCGATGTATTTTGGATCGTATGATTTGAACTGCCGGAAGAATGGAGCCACTGAAGATTTGACGTAGTAGAAGATGCAGTCTGACACGATCCCAAAATTACGGCGTGCGTCATTATGGGACGTTGTACGTTTCCAAATTATTTCGCTCCGAAAGTTCTCGGGCGAGAAAACAGCGTCGAGAAGAACCTTTAAGTAATGGCTCGCTGTCTGATCGCAATGCAGGTAGATCGCGCCGGTTGATTTTAAAGTGCGTCTCAGTTGCACTAGCCGCGGCGCCATCATCGCAAGGTATGCCAACATGTCGTTGTTGCCGAGCGCTTGACGCATAGCCTGCATCGCCAACGACACTTGCTCTCCAGACTCGACAACCTCCTGATATGCGGCAGCGGCGCCCTGATCCCACTTCCATGTATCCTCGAACACTTGGATCTGCGCGGCCGAGCGACTGCCGTCTTGCTCGGCAAAAAGTACGTTGTAATTCTGGTCGCTCTTGAATGGCGGATCGAGATAGACGAGATCGACAGACTCGTCATCAACGTAGCGGCGCAGTACGTCTAGATTGTCGCCGTAGTAAAGATGATTCACTTGGCCCCTAGCCTTCCGTGGCAGTTAGTTCTTTGAACGTGACTCGCTTGCCAATGATACCGATCATGGCCTCTAGGAAGCGACTGCAATCATTGCCTTGTCGCTTATTGAATCGGAAAGTTTGCTCGTCCAGGTAGCGGAATAGGTGGAATGGCTGGACGCTGACATAAGTGCCCTTGATGCCTCTCTTGAGCAGCGACCAGAAGTTCTCCAGGCCATTCGTATGAATCTTGCCATCGACGTAGCACTCTGCATGGTCGATCACCTGATGGGCGTATTCGTCGCTTAGCCCCTCGTACGATTTGAGGGCATCGGTGAACACCTCCGCTCCCCGATAGACATTTGCTCGCACTTCCGGCTGCAACGAACGACGCTTTGTGTTGGGCATGACCTTCGTGCGAACTTCGCCGTGCCGCTCCAGCAGCCCCATTACCACAGCCTTGCCGACGGTCCCGGTGCCCTTGGCCTTGCGCTTGCCCGGATGCATGTTGCGGGCCTTACCGCCGATAAACGTCTCGTCAACTTCCACTTCGCCAGCCAGGAACTTATTGAACGATCCGGTCTGCATTGCAAGGCGAATCCGGTGTAGCATGAACCAAGCTGTCTTTTGCGTGACACCCAACGACCGAGCAAGCTCATGGCTGCTTACGCCATTCTTGCTGTTCGCAATTAGCCAGACGGCCGGGAGCCACTTGTCCATTCCAAGCGGGCTATCCTCGAAGATCGTGCCCAGCTTTACGCTGAACTGCTTCTGGCATCCCTTGCACTGCCAAGTGCGGCGAGTCTTGATGAAACCGACCTTTTTGCAGTCGCAGCGGGGACAAGTCACTTCGCCATTCGACCATCGCATTGATACCATGAAGTCATGGCAAACCTGCGGATCAGAGAAATGTCGGATGGCCTCGACCAGCGTTTTCGGTAGCGATTTGGTATCCATGCCCGCAGTTTAGCGGGTTTTCGTCACTGAGTCAAGTATATTGTTACCCTAAGTTGCGTCCATAATGACCGATTGTCTGCTGCGGGGTGGGTGTCGCTTGAGTAGCTAATGCGACGAAAATCTGGGCGTTCGCGCGTCAATAAGTTTATGACCGCGGACGCCCAGTTCGTTTCCCAACGCTGTCGGGCAGCGATTTTCTGGCGACGCCATTGACGCTTTTTAAATGGGGGCGCCGCTTGCCGTCAGGGTTGGCCTGTCCGCCTTAATGTGCCTGTCTCGTTGTGCGTTGTGCCCGGGTGCGCCGCATGGGATGCTGTGCGGGCGGAAGGGAATCGCACTCGCAGTGGGTGTCGGCCGCGCCATCGAGATCCTAGTTTGGCGTCCCTCCTCTATACATACGCGATGGACACAATCGTCTAATAATCAGCCGCTATGCTAGCCTGGCAATCGAACGACATTTAACGTCACCTGGAGTTTTTCATCATGCAGCGACGGCATTTTGTTCCCGTGGCGCTAGCCTGGCTGGCCATCACCTTTGTTTGCGCCACCTCTCCAAGCGTCTCGCCGGCGGCCGAAGTGGTACGTCTTTCGCAAGAGACATGGGACGATGCCGCGCCGCAAGGCAAGGAAGTCGACTGCATCTATGGCGACTGGATGCTGCGCAACGATCGCGTGGTGGCGGTCATCGCCGAGGCCATTGCCAAGCGCAACGCGAATATGACGGTCCGCAACGTGCGCGGGTCGGTGATAGATCTCACAGCGCGCAACGATCAAAACGATCAGCTCAGCGCTTACTACCCGCTCAACGCTCAATACGAGTTGGTGGGGCCGCTGGCCAGCGACGGAACCCTACTCGAAAAAGCGCCTGTCGGTCAGGAAAAAGAGGCAACGCTGATGTTTCGCGGTCCGGCAGCCGACAAGCTGTCGACCGCGGAGGTAACCTACGTCTTGCCTGAGGGGGCCCGTTGGCTGAAGATTATCACGCGCGTGACGAGCACCAGTGATAAGCCCCTGGAACTGAGCATCGGCGACGCCATTCGCGCCGACGGCGAATTTGATTTTGGCAGGGTAGACGATCTTGGTCTGTTTTGGGCCTACGATTCGTTTTGGCGGCAGGCTTATGGCGCTGTGATCCTCGATCCGGCCTGGCGATTCGTGCCCAATGCGACCAAACGCGGCGAACACCCCGAATTGCGGATCGCCAGTGCGTCAACGGCGGCACCGCTTGCGCCGGGCGAAATCCGCGAAACGGTTCGCTACCTGTTTCCCGCCGCTAATACGCTGGATGTCTTGGCGATCGCGCGGGAGCTGCGCGGCGAGTCGCTGCTGAAGGTGGAGCTTTCGGTCAATGATTCTCAGGGCGCTGTTGACGGTGCGGAGATCCAGGTAAAAACGGCTGCTGGCGAACCTATCGCGCACGGCCGTACCGATGCCAAAGGCCAGTTGTCGACGCGATTGCCAGCCGGGAGCTATCAGGTAGTTGCGAGCGCTCTAGGACGGGGCGAGAAAGCTGTGACCTTGGATGCCGCGCGGGATGTTCGCCAAAGCATCGAACTGCCAACCGCGGGCTACGTGGTCGCCAAGATCGTCGGCCTGGGCGGTGCGGAAACGGCCTGCAAGGTGCAGTTTCGCGGTCGCAACGGCACGGCCGATCCTAACTTCGGGCCGGACAGCGCGATTCACGGAGTGCGCAATCTCTATTATTCGCAGGATGGCAAATTTCGCGTCCCTCTCGATCCGGGCGAGTACGACGTGATTCTCAGCTATGGACCAGAATTCGACGCGGTCTTTACCACCGTTTCTGTCGAGCGCGGTAAAGACACGCCGCTGACCGCCGAGCTGAAACGCACCGTCGACACCAAGGGCTGGCTCAGTGCCGACTTCCATAGCCACTCGACCCCGTCGGGCGACAATACGTCGAGCCAGCGTGGGCGGGTCCTGAATCTGCTGGCCGAGCATATCGAGTTCGCGCCCTGCACGGAGCATAACCGCATCACGGTGTACGACCCGCACCTGGAGTTTTTTGCCGCACGGCAAAAAATGCTGAGCTGTCCGGGCATGGAGCTTACGGGCCGACCGCTGCCGATCAATCATCAAAACGCGTTTCCGCTGACTCCTCATCCGCGCACACAAGACGGCGGTGCGCCGTTGTCGGACATCGATCCGGTCGTGCAGATCGAGCGGTTGGCGATGTGGGAGAATGGGTCGGACAAGCTGGTGCAGATCAATCATCCGAATATTGTGCAAATGGTCGCCGACCGTGATCTGGATGGTTCTGCCGACGGCGGCTTCGAGAAGATGTTCAGCTTCATGGACGTCGTGGAAGTGCATCCGCTCGATACGATCTTCTCGCAGCCGACGAAGCTACCGACCGAGCGCGAGGAGGGGAATCGCATCTTTCACTGGCTGCAGCTGCTGAACCTCGGCTACCGCGTGCCGGGCGTGGTGAACACCGACGCGCATTGGAACTTTCACGGATCCGGCGGCATGCGTAATTTTATAAAGTCTTCGACTGACGATCCGGCACAGGCGTCGGTGCCGACGCTCGTGCACACCTGCGAGCACGGCAACATCATGATGACCAATGGGCCGTTTCTAGAAGTGCAAGCCAAGGCTGACCAGGGGAACGACACCGCCGCGGTTGGCGAGGACCTGGCCGCGCCGGGCGGCAAGCTGCACTTGCAGGTGCGCGTGCAGTGCCCCAACTGGTTGGAGGTGAATCGGGTGCAAGTATTCGTCAACGGCAAGCCAGAGCCGAAATGGAATTACACTCGGCGCACGCATCCCGATAAATTCCACCAGGCCACCGTCGTCTTCGCCGAGGATTTGCCGATCGCGCTCGAAGCCGATGCCCACTTGATCGTCGCCTGTGCTGGCGAAGGGAAAGAAGTGGGCCCGATCATGGGTCCGTACTTCGGCAAAATCATGCCCACGGCGGTAGGCAACCCAATCTTTGTCGACATCGCGGGTGACGGCTTTCAGCCAAACGGCGATATGCTGGGCTTGCCTTTGCCGCTTGAGCCCGGGTTCAAACCCTCGAAGCCGCATCAGCACAAGCATTGAGGCGGATGCCGATTGCCGTGGTGCCACGAGCGTTGCACCTCGTCGCCCGAGCGCGCAAACTGCATGCAGCGGGAGTCGTCGTCTAGGAAATCAACATGCTCGCCAATGTTCAGCGTATTCGCTGGTGTTTTTGCCTGACGATCGCGTTGCTGGCGGTCGTGATGTCGCGGGCTATCTGGGTAGCACCGCGGCAGTTCGCGCGCGCTGCCGAAGAGCCAGCGGCGACCAAAAGTATCGATCCCGCGGCGTGGGGGACCGATCACGTGGGCGAGCCGCTGCCTGAATACATGGAAAGTGGCGAATGCCTGTTCTGCCACCGCAATGAGGTCGGGGTCACCTGGGGCAAAAACAAGCACAACCGTACGATTCGCGAAGCCGAGCCGAAAGAGCCTGCCGTCATCGCCCTGCGTGCGGACCCAGCCGCCAAGGAAATTGCCGAGCAGGTCGAATTGATCATGGGAGACTCCCGCAGCAATCGTTTTCTCAAGCGGGCGGCGGCCTACGGCAAACTAGAGATGCTTTCGACGGGCGCCGTCCTGTCGCGGACGGGACGGGCGCGGCTGGATCGAACCGACAAGCTGCATTGGGATGCCGAGATTTTCGCGAAAGAGTGTGCTGGCTGCCATGCCACGGCCGTCGATCCCGAGACGCACGCGTTCGCTGCCCTGTCGCTCGATTGTTACACCTGCCATGGCGACTCGCCGGCCGAACATGCCAACGATCCGAAGATGATGCCACTTGCCAAAGTTCGCCACGACTCGGCGGCTGCGGTGACTTCGATTTGCGCACAATGTCACATTCGCTTCGGCAAGTCGAAATCATCGGGTCGGCCCTATCCGAATAACTTCGTGGCGGGCGATAATCTGTTCAAGGATTTTCAGGTCGACTGGGCTTTGGCCGACGACCCGAAAATCAATCCGGCCGATCGGCATGTGCTGGACAATGTGCGCAACGTCGTGTTGCACGGGCAGGAGACGATGACCTGCCTCAGCTGCCACGAGGTACACATCGGTTCGACCAAACGCCAT
Above is a window of Pirellulales bacterium DNA encoding:
- a CDS encoding DNA methyltransferase, whose amino-acid sequence is MNHLYYGDNLDVLRRYVDDESVDLVYLDPPFKSDQNYNVLFAEQDGSRSAAQIQVFEDTWKWDQGAAAAYQEVVESGEQVSLAMQAMRQALGNNDMLAYLAMMAPRLVQLRRTLKSTGAIYLHCDQTASHYLKVLLDAVFSPENFRSEIIWKRTTSHNDARRNFGIVSDCIFYYVKSSVAPFFRQFKSYDPKYIESKYRHVDAAGRIYRLSDMRSPHPRPNLTYDYKGHKPHPNGWAVSLEKMKQMDADGLLEFPKKKDGRIQARRYLDERQGMPINNVWDDIPPINAMAQERLGYPTQKPEALLERIINASSKEGDTILDPFCGCGTTIAAAQKLGRKWIGIDITNLAISLIKHRLQTAYGETVKYKVIGEPVSVEDAEQLAHDDPYQFQWWALGLVGARPVEQKKGADRGIDGRLFFHDEAESGNTKQIIFSVKAGHTGPAHVRDLVGVLDREKAAIGVLITMQQPTAPMRKEAASSGFYTSTWGHGDPTKHPRVQIMTVGELLDGTRPDFPPTRDLRTFKKAPRAKAKKSDGQKHLDM
- a CDS encoding IS1595 family transposase, coding for MDTKSLPKTLVEAIRHFSDPQVCHDFMVSMRWSNGEVTCPRCDCKKVGFIKTRRTWQCKGCQKQFSVKLGTIFEDSPLGMDKWLPAVWLIANSKNGVSSHELARSLGVTQKTAWFMLHRIRLAMQTGSFNKFLAGEVEVDETFIGGKARNMHPGKRKAKGTGTVGKAVVMGLLERHGEVRTKVMPNTKRRSLQPEVRANVYRGAEVFTDALKSYEGLSDEYAHQVIDHAECYVDGKIHTNGLENFWSLLKRGIKGTYVSVQPFHLFRYLDEQTFRFNKRQGNDCSRFLEAMIGIIGKRVTFKELTATEG
- a CDS encoding CehA/McbA family metallohydrolase, producing MQRRHFVPVALAWLAITFVCATSPSVSPAAEVVRLSQETWDDAAPQGKEVDCIYGDWMLRNDRVVAVIAEAIAKRNANMTVRNVRGSVIDLTARNDQNDQLSAYYPLNAQYELVGPLASDGTLLEKAPVGQEKEATLMFRGPAADKLSTAEVTYVLPEGARWLKIITRVTSTSDKPLELSIGDAIRADGEFDFGRVDDLGLFWAYDSFWRQAYGAVILDPAWRFVPNATKRGEHPELRIASASTAAPLAPGEIRETVRYLFPAANTLDVLAIARELRGESLLKVELSVNDSQGAVDGAEIQVKTAAGEPIAHGRTDAKGQLSTRLPAGSYQVVASALGRGEKAVTLDAARDVRQSIELPTAGYVVAKIVGLGGAETACKVQFRGRNGTADPNFGPDSAIHGVRNLYYSQDGKFRVPLDPGEYDVILSYGPEFDAVFTTVSVERGKDTPLTAELKRTVDTKGWLSADFHSHSTPSGDNTSSQRGRVLNLLAEHIEFAPCTEHNRITVYDPHLEFFAARQKMLSCPGMELTGRPLPINHQNAFPLTPHPRTQDGGAPLSDIDPVVQIERLAMWENGSDKLVQINHPNIVQMVADRDLDGSADGGFEKMFSFMDVVEVHPLDTIFSQPTKLPTEREEGNRIFHWLQLLNLGYRVPGVVNTDAHWNFHGSGGMRNFIKSSTDDPAQASVPTLVHTCEHGNIMMTNGPFLEVQAKADQGNDTAAVGEDLAAPGGKLHLQVRVQCPNWLEVNRVQVFVNGKPEPKWNYTRRTHPDKFHQATVVFAEDLPIALEADAHLIVACAGEGKEVGPIMGPYFGKIMPTAVGNPIFVDIAGDGFQPNGDMLGLPLPLEPGFKPSKPHQHKH